One Hippoglossus hippoglossus isolate fHipHip1 chromosome 13, fHipHip1.pri, whole genome shotgun sequence genomic window carries:
- the LOC117772541 gene encoding LOW QUALITY PROTEIN: vascular endothelial zinc finger 1-like (The sequence of the model RefSeq protein was modified relative to this genomic sequence to represent the inferred CDS: inserted 1 base in 1 codon): MEPSWSTFLFQQANEALHHQHQVAGNSLLPLLNSGTEPPDQKPVLPIPLDQKPPVSAAELLKDNVASGTGGGGGGPPLTMVKKEPKSKTPFICGYCNKAFRDSYHLRRHESCHTGIKMVSRPKKTQTAPTMVPLISTVPRENSGNPSYITTVAGILTTATTSTATGTSIMTPMQHQQQQSIPKKPXKPVKKNHGCDMCGKAFRDVYHLNRHKLSHSDEKPFECPICQQRFKRKDRMTYHVRSHDGGVHKPYICSVCGKGFSRPDHLSCHVKHVHSSERPFKCQVTACTSAFATKDRLRSHMIRHEGKVTCNICGKMLSAAYITSHLKTHGQASFSNPCNNKGISDWQWNHSGPRKGELTVGEILNNSFQVLIDNSHKDANSVHNNSATTTPVSNSAAITSSLNRVGHSSNPITIAAQMNIATSTVNITSPINLQHPVTITGPVNLASVNIPTTAHMNIAHPVAITSPMSMNITGPLNIAMRPMESMPFLSQVLPSSPPW; the protein is encoded by the exons ATGGAGCCGAGCTGGAGTACGTTTTTATTTCAG CAGGCCAATGAGGCTCTGCATCACCAGCACCAAGTAGCCGGAAACAGCCTCTTGCCTTTGCTCAATTCTGGAACGGAGCCACCTGATCAGAAACCAGTGCTGCCCATTCCTTTGGACCAGAAACCCCCTGTCAGTGCTGCAGAACTTCTTAAAGACAATGTGGCCAGTGGGactggaggagggggtggtgggCCTCCACTTACCATGGTCAAAAAGGAGCCCAAGTCAAAGACGCCCTTCATCTGCGGCTACTGCAACAAGGCTTTCCGAGACAGCTACCACCTGCGGCGGCACGAGTCCTGCCACACCGGCATCAAGATGGTTTCACGGCCAAAGAAGACTCAAACAGCCCCCACCATGGTGCCGCTTATATCCACTGTACCACGTGAAAATAGCGGAAACCCTTCATATATTACTACTGTAGCTGGTATCTTGACTACAGCCACCACGTCAACAGCCACAGGTACAAGCATCATGACCCCAATGCAacaccaacagcagcagagcatcCCTAAAAAGC CCAAGCCAGTGAAAAAGAATCACGGTTGCGACATGTGTGGTAAAGCCTTCAGAGATGTATATCATCTCAACCGCCACAAGCTGTCGCACTCTGATGAGAAGCCGTTTGAGTGTCCCATCTGCCAGCAGAGGTTCAAGAGGAAGGACCGCATGACATACCATGTCCGCTCCCATGATGGAGGAGTTCACAAGCCTTACATCTGTTCTGTCTGTGGGAAGGGCTTCTCCAG ACCTGATCACCTAAGCTGTCATGTCAAGCATGTCCATTCCTCAGAGAGGCCATTCAAGTGCCAAGTAACA gcTTGTACCTCCGCCTTCGCTACCAAAGACCGTCTGCGCTCCCACATGATCAGGCACGAAGGCAAAGTGACCTGCAACATCTGTGGCAAAATGCTAAGTGCTGCCTATATCACAAGTCACCTCAAGACACATGGCCAGGCCAGCTTCAGCAACCCATGTAACAATAAAG GCATAAGTGACTGGCAGTGGAACCACTCAGGGCCACGAAAAG GTGAGTTGACAGTAGGAGAGATTTTAAATAACTCCTTCCAAGTCCTAATTGACAACTCTCACAAAG ATGCCAACAGTGTGCACAACAACTCAGCCACCACAACGCCGGTCAGCAACTCGGCAGCCATTACTTCATCTTTGAACCGGGTCGGCCATTCCAGCAACCCAATCACCATCGCTGCGCAGATGAACATCGCCACCAGCACGGTCAACATCACGTCACCAATCAACCTACAGCACCCTGTTACCATTACCGGCCCAGTGAACCTGGCCTCTGTCAACATACCGACAACAGCACACATGAATATTGCCCACCCAGTTGCTATCACCTCTCCCATGTCTATGAATATCACCGGGCCACTCAACATTGCCATGCGGCCCATGGAGAGCATGCCTTTTCTATCCCAAGTCCTGCCTTCCTCCCCTCCTTGGTAG
- the LOC117772549 gene encoding gap junction gamma-1 protein, with the protein MGDWSILGRFLSEVQNHSTVIGKIWLTMLLIFRILLVALVGDAVYSDEQSKFTCNTQQPGCSNVCYDTFAPVSHLRFWVFQIVLVSTPSIFYIVFVLHKIAKDEKLDGQREQVVAQKPPTQRCSHMGKDGMEALRVGRPTYCPHYVEEWDMRERDAVEQSFLQENYGEVGEDPTQQSNQVLLIYILHVLLRSVMEITFLVGQYFLFGFEVPHLYRCETYPCPTRTDCFVSRATEKTIFLNFMFSISLGCFVLNIAELHYLGWVYIFRILCSACSTCCSQERDTVKLYPNHKPLLLQLRHSLRGQLVLQTPVTMAQEKTGGLLTHAPAISFETDSTVECTSKRSPESRDKLKVKLANMSRLGRTKKSWL; encoded by the coding sequence ATGGGCGACTGGTCCATACTTGGTCGCTTCCTGTCTGAGGTCCAGAACCACTCCACAGTGATAGGCAAGATATGGCTCACTATGCTGCTCATTTTCCGTATCCTGCTGGTGGCCTTGGTAGGTGATGCCGTCTACAGCGATGAGCAGTCCAAGTTCACCTGTAACACCCAGCAGCCTGGATGTAGCAACGTCTGTTATGACACTTTTGCTCCTGTTTCACACCTACGGTTCTGGGTTTTCCAAATTGTTCTGGTCTCCACCCCGTCCATCTTctatattgtttttgttctgcatAAGATTGCCAAGGATGAAAAGCTGGATGGTCAAAGAGAACAGGTGGTAGCCCAGAAACCTCCCACACAGAGATGCAGCCACATGGGGAAGGATGGCATGGAGGCCTTGAGGGTTGGCAGGCCCACTTACTGTCCTCATTACGTGGAGGAATGGGACATGAGGGAGAGGGATGCCGTAGAACAAAGCTTTCTGCAGGAGAATTATGGTGAGGTCGGAGAGGACCCCACCCAGCAGTCCAATCAAGTTCTTCTCATCTACATCCTTCATGTGTTGCTTAGATCTGTCATGGAGATCACCTTCTTGGTAGGCCAGTACTTCCTGTTTGGGTTTGAGGTGCCTCACCTGTACCGCTGTGAGACCTACCCTTGCCCTACTCGTACAGACTGCTTTGTATCACGTGCCACTGAGAAGACCATCTTCCTGAACTTCATGTTCAGCATCAGCCTTGGTTGCTTTGTGCTCAACATCGCAGAGCTCCACTACCTGGGCTGGGTCTACATTTTCCGAATCCTCTGCTCAGCCTGCTCAACCTGCTGCAGTCAGGAGAGGGACACTGTCAAACTGTACCCAAACCACAAACCCCTCTTGCTTCAGCTCAGGCATTCTTTAAGGGGGCAGCTTGTTCTGCAGACCCCAGTAACCATGGCCCAAGAGAAGACAGGAGGTCTGCTTACTCATGCCCCAGCTATCTCCTTTGAAACAGACTCAACTGTGGAATGCACTTCCAAGAGAAGTCCAGAGAGCAGAGACAAACTGAAGGTCAAGCTGGCTAACATGTCCAGGCTGGGACGTACTAAGAAGTCATGGCTATGA